Below is a window of Brachyspira hampsonii DNA.
TTTCTTATTTATATATTAAAAAATCTCGCTTATAAAGAGCTAATAACTTCCTTCGTCAGTTATCAGCTGCTCGATTTTTTAATTTTTATTATTTTTCTAAAGCCTTTTATTGTTGCTATGCTCGAAAAAGCCTATGAGACCCTCGATAATGACTTATCGAGGCGGCTTTTTCTCACTTTATTATTTATTTTATGTAATTCGGTCGGCTCGCTTTTTATTTATTTTCTAACTCTAATATATCATCATAGCCTTTTTCTCTAGCTATATCGAATACAGTCTTTTTCTCTTTGTTTACAACTGTAGTGTCTGCTCCATTCTCTATTAAAAGTTTAACAAGCTCTGTTTTTCCATTGTCAATAGCCTGAAGCAGTAAAGGATAACCATCTTCTGAAGGTATAGGAGTATTTACATCGGCACCTTGCTCTATTAAATACTTTGCCATTTCTGTATCACTATTATAAAGAGTTCCAGCCAATAATGAAATATTTACATTTGGATAGTATTCTTTAAGTTCATATTTCATAGCAGGGTCAATGCCTTTTGAAACTAAATATTTTACTATATCCAAACAGCCTGACTGAACAGCATAATTAATTAAAGGATATCCATAATTATCAACATAATTTATATCAGCTCCATATTCAGCAAGCATTTTAAATTTATCTAAATCACATCTTGATTCTCCAACATATCCAATTGCTTCAAATAATATAGGAGTAATTTCTTCATAGCCATACCCAACATCTACTTCAGCACCTGCTTCTAATAATTCTTTCATTATTTTTAAACTATTTTCATTTGTAGACATTACTGCTGAAAATAAAGCATCAAACTTTCCTTCTCCTCTAAAATTAACATTTGCCCCTCTTTTTATAAACTCTTTTACAAGTTCTAAATCTCCCTTTGCAGAAGCTATTTTTAATGGACTATCATTATCAACATAAGTCTGATCAACATTAGCACCGTAAGAAAGTAATTCTGTAACCATTTTTTTATCACCGTATTGTAATGCCATTATTAAACTTCTTTCTTCATGTTTCTCTTCCCAGCTTTTTAAAGATTGTGCATCTTTTACATTTTTAAGCTCATTAAAAGCCTCCAAATCCCATTCTGGCACTTCAGTATCAGTATTAATTTCTCCAGTATTATTATATTCAACATATTCATCATTATTAGATATTTCTGTATTATTGGTATTAACGGCATTAGTATCTGTAGTTACTTCTGTATTATCAGTTTTTTTAGAATTACAGCTTATTATACTGATTAATATTAAAGCCATTATAATTATTTTTTTCATAAAACACTCCTTAATCATTATTTTTTATTATAATATCACAACTAAATATAAAAGTAAATAAAATACTAATTTCAATATAGCTGACAACTAAAGTTATCAGCTGCTCGATTTTTTATTTATTGCTGCTATGCTCGAAAAAGCCTATGAGACCCTCGATAATGACTTATCGAGTCGGCTTTTTCTCACTTTATTATTTATTGCTATATAATTCAGTAGGCTCGCTTATATTATTTTTCTAAAGCTGCAATCTCATCATAGCCTTGTTCTTTAGCTAAATCAAAAATTGTTTTTCCGTCTTTATCAACAACAGAAGTATCTGCACCTTTCTCTATCAAAAGTTTAAGAAGTTCAATATTTTCAGCTCTAAGAGCAATAAATATTAAAGGTAAACCAGAAACACTATCAGTTTGAGTATTAATATCAGCACCTTGTTCTATTAAATATTCTGCTATTTCTGTAGTTTTATTTCCTACTGCAGCATTAAGTAATGAATAACTTTTACCTGAATATGAATAACCATTGGTATATCTCATAGCAGGGTCAGCACCTTGAGAAACTAAATATTTTACTATATCAATACATTCTTGAGAAATAGCATAAGCAATTACAGGACCGTACTCAAAATTTGAATAATTTATATCTGCTCCATGTTCAGTAAGAAGTTTAACCTTTTCTAAATCGCATCTTTTTATAGCAGGATATAATATATTATCTTCATTTTCTTCTTTAGTACCATAAATAATATCAGTGTCTGCTCCTGCATTTAATAATTCCTTTACTACTTCCAAATGATAATTTTTTTCAGACTCTACAGCAGAATATAAAGCGTCTATATTTGCTTGATATTCTTCTCTAAAATTAACATCAGCACCTTGTTTGATAAGTTCTTTTACAAGTTTCAAATATCCTTTTTCTGAAGCTAATTTTAAAGGAGTCCTATTATCATCTTTCATATTTACATCAGCACCATAAGATATTAATTCAATAGCCTTTTCTTCTGTAGGAAATTTATCAATAGCAAATACTAAAGAAGATTTACTCGGATTTTTTGACTGCCATTCATCGAAAGATTTTTTATCTTTTATAGAATCAATTTCATTAAATAATTTTTCTTCATCTTCTAACATTGTAGTTTTATATATATCCCACATATCATTAGAAGCATATCCCTGATAGATTTTTTCATTATTACTTACTTCTGAATTATTTGTTTTTTCGCTTTTACCAGATCCGCAGCTTATTATATTTATTATGCTGATTAATATAAAAGCCATTATAATTATTTTTTTCATAAAATACTCCATAAATGATTATTATTTACTATAATATCATAAGTAAATATAAAAGTAAAGAAAACATTAATTACCACTATATCGTATATAACAAATCAATTAAAAATGTGTTGTTAATAAAAAACAGCTGACAATTGCTCAATTTTTTATTTATATTATTTCTCTAAAGCTAATATATCATCATAGCCTTTTTTCTTATTTACATATTAAAAAATCTCGCTTATAAAGAGCTGATAACTTCCTTCGTCAGTTATCAGCTGCTATATTTTTTTATTTTTACTATTTTTCTAAAGCTAATATATCATCATAACCTTTTTCTCTAGCTATATCAAAGACTGTTTTACCTTCTTCATTAACTGCATAAGTATCAGCCCCGTTTTCTATAAGGAGTTTTACTAATTCTATATTTTCTACTGATATATCATTATCTATAGCTTCAATCATTAAACTTCTTTCTTTAGAATATGCTGGTACATTAGCATCTGCTCCTTGTTCTATCAAATATTTAGCTATTTCTGTATTTTTATCATAAACGGTATCAGATAATAAAGAATATGAAATGCCATTCTCAGTATATTTCATTTTAGGATCAATACCATTTGAAACTAAATATTTTACAATATCAATACGGTACGTTTTTCTAATAACATTTGCAATTACTGGTGTTCCGTTTTTATTGACTCTTTTTATATCAGCTCCATTTTCTGTAAGCAATTTAAATATCTCAAAATTAAGTTTACTGTCCATAATATTATTTGAATTCATCAAAATATCTAATATAGAAAAGTCTTCTCCTTCATCTCCTATATAAATATTATTAACTTTAGCACCAGCATTAATTAATTCTTTAAATATTAAAATACTAACTTCATTATCATCAGTAGCACAGTCAACAGCATGTAATAAAGCATCAAGTCCGTCATAATCTTTAGCATTAACATCAGCATTGTTTTTTATAAGCTCTTTTAAAAGTTTTAAATATCCCCTCCTAGATGCAGACATTAAAGGAGTCATTTTTACAAAATCTGCTGTTCTTTCATTAACATCAGCACCATAATTAATAATTTCAATAGCTTTTTCTTCTGTAGGATAATAATTAATAGCGAACATTATAGGTGTTTCATCTGTATATTTAGACTGCCATTCATCTAAAGAGGCTTTATCTTTTATAAGATTAAAATCTGCAATAGCTTGTGCATATTTTTCAGATGATGAAGCACTATAATAAATATTAGTGGCATATCCTTCATACTCTTTTGTATTGGTTTCTAGTGTATTGGTATCAATTACAGAAGTTAATTTAGTATTGGTTTCTGCATTATTGGTATTAACTGCATTGGTATTTGTGGTTACTTCTGTATTATCAGTTTTTTTAGAATTACAGCTTATTATATTTATTATACTAATTAATATTAAAGCTGTTATAATTATTTTTTTCATCAGATTACTCCTTAATAGCTATTTTTGACATATAGTATCATAACTAAATACAAAAGTAAAGGAAATACTAATTTATACTAAAGTAGTATTATATTATTAAAATCAATTAAAGATATATTAAGATAATATGCAGATATAAAATATAATCAAAAAACTAATATAGAATTTTAAAAAGTTTTATTATAAAAAATAATATTAGGTTATATTAATTTTTTGTATCATAATTTTTCTATTTTTTCTATACTAAGCCCTGTTAATTCGCTTATAAGATTTAAATCCATATTTTTATTTTTCATATTTCTAGCTAGAGAATATTTTTCTTGTTCTATACCCTGTTCTATACCCTTTTTCATTCCTTCCTCTATACCCTTTATACGCTCTTCATTAAGCATTAGAACATTAAAATAATCTCTTTCATAATTACTGTAGCCATTATATAAATCATTGCTATTAACAAATTTATT
It encodes the following:
- a CDS encoding ankyrin repeat domain-containing protein; translation: MKKIIIMALILISIISCNSKKTDNTEVTTDTNAVNTNNTEISNNDEYVEYNNTGEINTDTEVPEWDLEAFNELKNVKDAQSLKSWEEKHEERSLIMALQYGDKKMVTELLSYGANVDQTYVDNDSPLKIASAKGDLELVKEFIKRGANVNFRGEGKFDALFSAVMSTNENSLKIMKELLEAGAEVDVGYGYEEITPILFEAIGYVGESRCDLDKFKMLAEYGADINYVDNYGYPLINYAVQSGCLDIVKYLVSKGIDPAMKYELKEYYPNVNISLLAGTLYNSDTEMAKYLIEQGADVNTPIPSEDGYPLLLQAIDNGKTELVKLLIENGADTTVVNKEKKTVFDIAREKGYDDILELENK
- a CDS encoding ankyrin repeat domain-containing protein — translated: MKKIIIMAFILISIINIISCGSGKSEKTNNSEVSNNEKIYQGYASNDMWDIYKTTMLEDEEKLFNEIDSIKDKKSFDEWQSKNPSKSSLVFAIDKFPTEEKAIELISYGADVNMKDDNRTPLKLASEKGYLKLVKELIKQGADVNFREEYQANIDALYSAVESEKNYHLEVVKELLNAGADTDIIYGTKEENEDNILYPAIKRCDLEKVKLLTEHGADINYSNFEYGPVIAYAISQECIDIVKYLVSQGADPAMRYTNGYSYSGKSYSLLNAAVGNKTTEIAEYLIEQGADINTQTDSVSGLPLIFIALRAENIELLKLLIEKGADTSVVDKDGKTIFDLAKEQGYDEIAALEK
- a CDS encoding ankyrin repeat domain-containing protein, whose protein sequence is MKKIIITALILISIINIISCNSKKTDNTEVTTNTNAVNTNNAETNTKLTSVIDTNTLETNTKEYEGYATNIYYSASSSEKYAQAIADFNLIKDKASLDEWQSKYTDETPIMFAINYYPTEEKAIEIINYGADVNERTADFVKMTPLMSASRRGYLKLLKELIKNNADVNAKDYDGLDALLHAVDCATDDNEVSILIFKELINAGAKVNNIYIGDEGEDFSILDILMNSNNIMDSKLNFEIFKLLTENGADIKRVNKNGTPVIANVIRKTYRIDIVKYLVSNGIDPKMKYTENGISYSLLSDTVYDKNTEIAKYLIEQGADANVPAYSKERSLMIEAIDNDISVENIELVKLLIENGADTYAVNEEGKTVFDIAREKGYDDILALEK